TGGCGGGCGTGAAACAATTCGGGGTTGGCGTCGCAGAATTGATCGAGGTGGACGCGGTAGGCCGCGCGGTAGAACTCCGGCGCGGCGGCAAACAGCGCCGCGACTTTCTCGTCGGTCTTTTCCAGGCGCACCTCGCCCAGATAACTCAGCGCCAAAGCCTGCGTGATGAACTCGTCGAGGGTGAATTCGTTGGGCACTTTGTTGACTGCGTGCTCGGTGATGGTGCCCATCGCCTGCCAACAACACCCCAGCAGTTCGTCGCGTTCGAAGGTGTCACGATACCAGGCAAGCCCGATGCGTTTGGAAAAGCGACCGAGATGGTAGAGGTCGGACGCCTCGAAGTGAACTTCCCGCCGCAGGTCTTCGACACTGATCACGCAGACCTTGCATCGGAGCGGCTCACCCTCGTGTTCGATCTCCAGGAAGTAAACGTTCGGCGGTAATACTCGGGCCGACCAGCGGTCGCGGCGTCGCGAGAAGACCGAGCGGTAATCGTCACAAACCAGGTAAAAATCGAAAAAAGAATTCCCGCTCGCCGTCTCACTATCCAGACGCGACCCGTAGAACACCACTGCCGCAAGGCCGTCTTTGAAACGCCGGCGGAACTCTTCGACAAACGCCGCGACGACCGGCGAGGGATCCAACTCGCAGGTTTCGCGCAGCAGAGACAGCGGATCGACGGTCATCGCCATTGCGCTTCGGAGCTTTCCAGGCGGGCGATCCGCGCCTCCAGAACGAACTGGTAGGCGAAGAGACCGGGCCAGAGCCGGGTCAGGAAGTGGTAAGTGCCGTCCAAGAACCGGATAAAGAGGTTGTGGGCGTGAGTTTGAAATACGATCTCGAAAGGCAACGGCGTCGTGCGGCGCTCAACGATTTCAAAGCCGGTCTGCCGCACGAGGCGTTCAAACGTGGCTTTCGTGAACAGGCGCACGTGGGTGTCGTCCAGAATGCCGCGCGGGCCGTATTCGAAGCGGCCCAGCAAAAGCGACAGCCGATAGAACCAAATGGCGACGTTGCCGGTGGAAATGATCAAGCGGCCTTCCGGCGTCAGGTGCCGCCTCACCAGGGCCATGGCGGTCTCGCGGTGAACCAGGTGCTCGATCACATCGGCAAGAATCACCACGTCGAATTCGCGACCGTAGGGCAACTGGACGATATCGTTGTCTAAATCCATTTGATGGTAGTGGTCGTAGGGCAAGCGCACTTGCTCCGGCGGCAGCTTGTCGACGCCGACGACGTGACAGCCCTTCTTCGCCAACTCGTGGGCCAAAAGGCCTTGGCTGCAGCCCAGGTCCAACACTCGCGCCCCGGCGGGCACGGCATCCAGAATTTGGCGATGCGATCCCAGCGGCGAGCTTTTAAATGTGTACTTGCCGCCGTGTTGGATGATCCACCGGCCGTGTCGATGGATGTGCAATTGATGCAGGCGGTACCCCAGGGCAGCGGCGAGGATGCGCCACGCCTGCCGCATCGAAAGGGGCCGGCGACCGCTTCGCTTGACCGGCAGGGGCACGGCGCGCGGCAAGCGGCGCAGGATTTTGCATTGGATGAACAGCTCCGTTTCGAGTTCGGGACCGTCCGAGTTTTCCTGCAGGGGTATTTCGCGCAAAAGTGGTACGGCAAACAGGCGGAAGCCGGCGCGGTGGTCGGCGAGGTCAGTGTGCAAAATTCGGTTGAGCCGTCGATTCAAGCGCGCTTCGGGCGGGGGCAATTCGCCCGCTTGCGTGACGCCCAGTGCGCATTCTGCGCCGTCAAACACCGCCGCCGCAAGTAGAGGAACGACGGCTTCGGGATCGAACTTATCGCCGCGACCAGCCACGACGACGAAATCGAAATCTTCGTCGACGGCGTACTGCAGGCCGGCTTTCAACGTGGTTTCGTAACCGAAGGCGCGCACGTGTCGCAGCACGCGCAGTACGGGTCGCGGTGGTTCGGTGACCGGCTCGGCAACGGTGTCGCCGGGCGGTAGGTAGGCGTACACCGCGGTCAACAAGCGGTCAAAATCCAGCGGTAACTCGGCGGCGATCCGCTGCAGGTCGGCGGCGGAAGGGCACTCGGCGAGAAACAGGGCGAGACGCGGGAAGGTGTCTCCCATTTCGTCCCGGCGTTCCAGAAGCCGCGCCAACTCGCTTGTTTGGTTCGTGATAGGGCCCCCCTGCCCGGCCCGAAAGTCCCTCACGCGCGACACGGGCCGTCGGGTCGTTATTACACCACGAGCCGGGCAGCGACAACAGCGCCCCGTTGAAGTTCTCCCTTGATCGCGTCCGGTTCGGAACTTAGGATACATCTTCGCGAAAGGAGATAAGCGATTGCACCCGATCCTATTTGAGATCTTAGGCCATCAGGTTCGCACCTACAGCGTCGCCATGGCGTTGGGGTTCGTGGTGAGTCTTGCGTTGCTGCGGCGGCGCGCTCCATACGAGCAGATCAACGTCGACGCCGCGCTCAACAGCGCGATTCTGATCATCATCGGCACGATCGTCGGTGGCCGGATCATGTTCATCATCAATACGTGGTCCGAGCGCTTCGCCACCGAAGGTCGTACGGCGTGGGAAGTGTTTCTCGAACTGTTCAAGGTGTGGGAAGGCGGGCTGGTTTTCTACGGCGGCTTTCTCGGCAGTATCTTGCTCGTTTGGCTGTATCTGACGATCCGTAAAATTCCGGTACTGCAATACATCGACCTGTATGCACCCTATGGGGGCTTGGGTTTGGCAATTCACCGGCCGTTCGGCTGTTTCCTTAATGGTTGCTGTTACGGTGGGCCGACCCATATGCCGTGGGGTGTACACTTTCCGCTGAGCGCCTCGGCGACGCGGTGGTGGGGGATCGACCAAGCCCTGCACCCGACGCAAATCTACATGGGGCTTTCGGGCTTACTGATCTTTTTCGCGCTGGTGTGGTATCGCAACCGTAAGCAACGACACGGGGAAGTGTTCGGTCTGCTGCTGATGATTTACGCCGTAAATCGTTTTCTCGTCGAAATCGTGCGAGGCGATAAGATTCGCGGTCACGTGCCGGCGTTCGC
The DNA window shown above is from Candidatus Lernaella stagnicola and carries:
- a CDS encoding bifunctional glycosyltransferase/class I SAM-dependent methyltransferase translates to MRDFRAGQGGPITNQTSELARLLERRDEMGDTFPRLALFLAECPSAADLQRIAAELPLDFDRLLTAVYAYLPPGDTVAEPVTEPPRPVLRVLRHVRAFGYETTLKAGLQYAVDEDFDFVVVAGRGDKFDPEAVVPLLAAAVFDGAECALGVTQAGELPPPEARLNRRLNRILHTDLADHRAGFRLFAVPLLREIPLQENSDGPELETELFIQCKILRRLPRAVPLPVKRSGRRPLSMRQAWRILAAALGYRLHQLHIHRHGRWIIQHGGKYTFKSSPLGSHRQILDAVPAGARVLDLGCSQGLLAHELAKKGCHVVGVDKLPPEQVRLPYDHYHQMDLDNDIVQLPYGREFDVVILADVIEHLVHRETAMALVRRHLTPEGRLIISTGNVAIWFYRLSLLLGRFEYGPRGILDDTHVRLFTKATFERLVRQTGFEIVERRTTPLPFEIVFQTHAHNLFIRFLDGTYHFLTRLWPGLFAYQFVLEARIARLESSEAQWR
- a CDS encoding prolipoprotein diacylglyceryl transferase, producing MHPILFEILGHQVRTYSVAMALGFVVSLALLRRRAPYEQINVDAALNSAILIIIGTIVGGRIMFIINTWSERFATEGRTAWEVFLELFKVWEGGLVFYGGFLGSILLVWLYLTIRKIPVLQYIDLYAPYGGLGLAIHRPFGCFLNGCCYGGPTHMPWGVHFPLSASATRWWGIDQALHPTQIYMGLSGLLIFFALVWYRNRKQRHGEVFGLLLMIYAVNRFLVEIVRGDKIRGHVPAFALIFLAVFGAGILLYFLFRANDGKLQPLKWVGVALYTLGGFLGLFGTTSGSALSVMESPFSTSQYIGFFVFVAGAALFYYARYYGQVVQPEYGQLIESEPEEEEAPHPEPA